In Limnohabitans sp. INBF002, one genomic interval encodes:
- the lnt gene encoding apolipoprotein N-acyltransferase — MTLLLVVAGLTQAISLAWPFDGNFKGVPQGWLQYVSLLVLAGYLDRSQTPKEAFAKGWAFSFAWLLGATWWLFISMNRYGGLSAPVAALAVALLAAGLALFYGAACAIFYAVCKTRVNVLPRASAFAAVWGLAEMLRGTLWTGFPWGAVGYAHVDSVLQHWAPWVGVYGLCALSAFFAMAVAAQRRGNGVASPKALVGPCLFVIVLGFTWVTSPSRSATLADVSVSPLRVTLLQGNIAQDLKFGEGVSLALHDYRDALLTGRSDLIVTPETAIPLIPEQMPEHYWRQLQSHFSKGSQAALVGLPLAKRSQQGQLQYSNSALGLMPQTTPASTATYQYDKHHLVPFGEFVPPLFQWFVQMMNIPLGDFTRGDVAQPSLQFKGERIAPNICYEDLFGEELARSFTDAESAPTMLVNLSNIAWFGDTVAIDQHLHISRMRAIELGRPMLRATNTGATAIINAQGQVTHRLPSAVKGALTADVYGVHGPITPYARWVSVWGLWPLAGLALLTLCIVAAMAHASRHGQRRFGP, encoded by the coding sequence GTGACCCTGCTTTTGGTCGTGGCTGGTTTGACGCAGGCCATCTCGCTTGCTTGGCCTTTTGACGGCAACTTTAAAGGCGTGCCACAAGGCTGGCTGCAGTATGTGAGTTTGCTAGTCCTTGCCGGATATTTGGATCGGAGTCAAACGCCTAAAGAAGCTTTTGCCAAAGGCTGGGCGTTTTCATTTGCATGGCTGCTTGGCGCTACGTGGTGGTTGTTCATTTCAATGAATCGTTACGGCGGGCTGTCGGCCCCTGTCGCCGCTCTTGCCGTCGCGCTACTTGCCGCAGGCTTGGCATTGTTTTATGGCGCAGCTTGTGCCATTTTTTATGCTGTGTGTAAGACGCGCGTCAACGTGCTGCCTCGCGCCAGTGCTTTTGCTGCTGTTTGGGGCTTGGCTGAAATGCTGCGCGGCACACTTTGGACCGGGTTTCCTTGGGGGGCTGTAGGCTATGCACACGTAGACAGCGTGTTGCAGCACTGGGCGCCTTGGGTTGGCGTTTACGGGCTATGTGCGTTGTCTGCGTTTTTCGCCATGGCTGTTGCTGCACAACGTCGAGGAAATGGTGTCGCATCGCCAAAGGCGCTGGTCGGTCCGTGCTTGTTCGTGATTGTCCTTGGCTTCACTTGGGTCACCTCGCCCAGCAGAAGCGCGACACTTGCGGATGTCTCTGTCTCTCCCTTACGTGTGACGCTGCTGCAAGGCAACATCGCGCAAGACTTGAAGTTTGGCGAGGGCGTCAGCCTTGCCCTGCATGACTACCGTGATGCCTTGCTCACAGGTCGTAGCGATTTGATCGTCACGCCTGAAACCGCAATTCCGTTAATTCCAGAACAAATGCCTGAGCATTATTGGCGTCAATTGCAATCGCATTTTTCCAAAGGTTCGCAAGCTGCACTGGTCGGCTTACCGCTGGCAAAACGCAGCCAACAGGGGCAGTTGCAATACAGCAACTCGGCATTGGGCTTGATGCCTCAAACCACGCCAGCATCGACGGCTACTTACCAATACGACAAGCACCATTTGGTGCCCTTTGGCGAGTTTGTGCCGCCGTTGTTTCAGTGGTTTGTTCAGATGATGAACATCCCTTTAGGTGACTTCACACGTGGCGATGTGGCGCAACCTAGTCTGCAATTCAAGGGTGAACGCATTGCACCGAACATTTGTTATGAAGATTTGTTTGGAGAAGAGTTGGCGCGGAGCTTTACTGACGCTGAAAGTGCGCCCACCATGCTGGTCAACCTCAGCAACATTGCCTGGTTTGGTGACACCGTAGCCATTGACCAGCATTTGCACATTTCCCGCATGCGCGCGATAGAACTAGGCCGCCCCATGCTGCGCGCCACCAACACAGGGGCCACGGCCATCATCAACGCCCAAGGCCAGGTCACGCACCGACTCCCCAGCGCCGTGAAGGGCGCTCTTACCGCCGATGTTTATGGCGTGCATGGACCCATCACGCCCTATGCACGCTGGGTGTCCGTTTGGGGGCTTTGGCCACTGGCTGGCTTGGCGTTGCTGACCCTCTGCATCGTTGCCGCCATGGCGCATGCATCTAGGCACGGCCAGAGGCGTTTCGGCCCGTAA
- a CDS encoding GNAT family N-acetyltransferase, producing the protein MALVHTLAKTTLEGGRQMLRFTGASQEQFHKTDGVLIPIAPLGIEHVPQILAHLLALSEHDRYLRFGYTATDEHIQRYVAGLNFDRDEIYGIFNSNLEIIAMAHLALIKDPGREFSSEFGVSVSAYARGRGYGARLFERAVIHARNEKVYQMYIHALSENAPMIRIARKGGAKIERDGSETEAFLSLPKRDLDSRVTEFVADQYAKTNYSIKEDAKRFWSFLAKVKEIRDGVRDARHQAAE; encoded by the coding sequence ATGGCACTCGTACACACTCTTGCAAAAACCACCTTGGAGGGCGGGCGACAAATGCTTCGCTTCACTGGCGCATCGCAAGAGCAATTTCATAAAACCGACGGCGTATTGATTCCAATCGCGCCGTTGGGAATCGAGCACGTGCCTCAAATTTTGGCGCATTTGTTGGCGCTGTCAGAGCACGACCGTTATTTGCGCTTCGGCTATACAGCCACAGACGAGCACATACAGCGCTACGTTGCGGGGCTGAATTTTGACCGTGATGAAATTTACGGGATATTCAATAGCAATCTCGAGATCATTGCGATGGCGCATTTGGCGCTGATCAAAGATCCCGGACGTGAATTTAGCTCCGAATTTGGTGTGTCCGTATCTGCCTACGCACGTGGTCGTGGTTACGGCGCACGTTTGTTTGAGCGTGCAGTGATTCATGCCCGCAACGAAAAGGTGTACCAGATGTACATCCATGCCCTGAGTGAAAATGCCCCCATGATTCGAATTGCGCGCAAGGGCGGCGCAAAAATAGAGCGTGACGGTTCAGAAACAGAAGCCTTCCTGAGCTTGCCAAAGCGTGACCTCGACAGCCGAGTCACCGAGTTTGTTGCCGATCAGTATGCCAAAACAAACTACAGCATCAAGGAAGATGCCAAGCGTTTTTGGAGTTTCTTGGCCAAGGTTAAAGAAATTCGTGATGGTGTACGCGACGCCCGGCATCAAGCAGCTGAGTAA
- a CDS encoding CBS domain-containing protein has product MIPPHSRELDKQDKRSYWQRLLEFIHPGPDSREELLDALSDAEDNQVIGAESRLMLEGVLRMADLTAGEVMVAAPRMDLINLDAPIEESLHQVIDTGHSRFPVYEGERDNLVGILLAKDLLKLQRAPALNIRTLLRPPVFVPESKGLNDLLREFRNTRNHMALVVDEFGRIAGLITIEDVLEQIVGDIEDEFDSQEDVGDIFALADDTYRVSGNASLERVAEAFGTHLEVTAAEESEDTNFDTIGGFIAHAMGHVPRRGEHFEINKLRFEVLHTRGGAVKWFKVYPAPVDKAPI; this is encoded by the coding sequence GTGATACCCCCGCATTCCCGAGAATTAGACAAACAAGACAAGCGCAGCTATTGGCAGCGCTTGCTTGAGTTCATACATCCTGGCCCAGACTCGCGTGAAGAGCTGCTTGATGCACTCTCAGACGCAGAAGACAACCAAGTCATTGGTGCGGAAAGCCGTCTCATGCTTGAAGGCGTGCTGCGCATGGCTGATCTCACCGCCGGTGAGGTCATGGTCGCTGCGCCGCGCATGGATCTCATCAACCTTGATGCTCCCATTGAAGAGAGTTTGCATCAAGTCATCGACACGGGGCACTCGAGATTTCCCGTGTACGAAGGAGAGAGAGATAACTTGGTCGGCATCTTGTTAGCCAAGGATCTGCTCAAACTCCAGCGTGCACCAGCTCTGAACATTCGCACATTGCTGCGGCCTCCCGTTTTTGTGCCAGAAAGCAAAGGCTTGAACGACTTGTTGCGTGAGTTTCGCAACACACGCAACCACATGGCTTTGGTCGTCGATGAGTTTGGCCGCATCGCAGGGCTTATCACAATTGAAGATGTGTTGGAACAAATTGTGGGCGACATTGAAGACGAATTTGACAGTCAAGAAGATGTCGGCGACATCTTCGCATTGGCCGACGACACTTACCGCGTGAGTGGCAATGCTTCACTTGAACGCGTTGCCGAAGCATTTGGCACACACCTTGAAGTCACGGCTGCTGAGGAAAGCGAAGATACAAACTTTGACACCATTGGCGGCTTCATCGCTCATGCCATGGGCCACGTACCTCGGCGCGGCGAACACTTTGAAATCAACAAATTACGGTTCGAAGTGCTGCACACGCGCGGCGGTGCTGTGAAGTGGTTCAAGGTGTACCCCGCCCCCGTCGATAAAGCGCCGATCTAA
- a CDS encoding MBL fold metallo-hydrolase, whose product MLALPSGVTFFERGWLSSNNVLIQDEAQAILVDSGYWTHAEQTAALVTAALKQQPLTTVINTHLHSDHCGGNAHLQALFPKLETLIPPGHASYVDSWDSNALTYTPTGQYCPPFKKSGVLRDGDHFCVAGKTWRIHAAPGHDPHSIVLFNEEDRVLISADALWENGFGVVFPEIEGLSAFNEVESTLQIIERLAPKLVLPGHGAAFTDVTGALVRARSRLAQFQNAPDKHASYAAKVLLKFKLLELQKVKLSDYCIWAHSAEYLHLLHAMYSTGISFETWFFDLCQSLETSGACTINDEYIINH is encoded by the coding sequence ATGCTCGCATTACCTTCCGGCGTTACTTTTTTCGAAAGAGGTTGGCTTTCGTCCAACAATGTGTTAATTCAGGATGAGGCTCAAGCCATCCTCGTTGACTCAGGTTACTGGACGCATGCTGAGCAGACTGCGGCGCTTGTGACAGCAGCCCTGAAACAGCAACCGCTCACCACGGTTATCAATACGCATTTGCACAGCGACCATTGCGGCGGAAATGCGCATCTGCAAGCATTGTTTCCTAAGCTTGAAACCTTGATACCACCTGGTCATGCAAGCTATGTTGACTCATGGGACTCGAATGCGCTAACTTACACGCCAACAGGTCAGTACTGTCCCCCATTTAAAAAGTCGGGCGTTCTTCGCGATGGTGACCATTTTTGTGTTGCAGGCAAAACATGGCGGATCCATGCTGCACCGGGTCATGACCCGCATTCAATCGTCCTCTTCAATGAAGAAGATCGTGTGTTGATCTCTGCCGATGCACTTTGGGAGAATGGCTTTGGTGTTGTTTTTCCAGAAATTGAAGGACTATCAGCGTTCAATGAGGTCGAATCAACACTTCAAATCATTGAGCGACTTGCTCCAAAACTCGTACTCCCTGGTCACGGCGCGGCTTTCACCGACGTGACGGGCGCACTTGTACGTGCAAGAAGTCGCCTGGCGCAATTTCAAAATGCACCTGATAAGCACGCAAGCTACGCGGCCAAGGTTTTACTGAAGTTCAAGCTGCTTGAGTTACAAAAAGTCAAACTGAGTGACTATTGCATTTGGGCGCATTCTGCTGAATATCTGCACTTGCTGCATGCCATGTATTCAACAGGCATCAGTTTTGAGACTTGGTTTTTTGACTTGTGCCAGAGCCTAGAGACAAGCGGCGCATGCACGATCAATGATGAATACATCATCAATCATTAA